One window of Pseudacidobacterium ailaaui genomic DNA carries:
- the mtnP gene encoding S-methyl-5'-thioadenosine phosphorylase has translation MQQAEIGIVGGSGLYAMPGLTNTREERVETPFGEPSDAFILGELEGRKVAFLARHGRGHKLLPSELNFRANIYALKKLGVERIISVSAVGSLKQEHKPTDFVVPDQFIDRTFHRESTFFGNGIVAHVAFGDPVCATVARAVADGCAASGVVGKWGGTYVCMEGPQFSTRAESNLYRSWGADVIGMTNLQEAKLAREAEICYATMAMVTDYDCWHEGHDDVTVDQILAVLNQNAANAAKVVRAAVAAMPKERKCACATALQYAIITNPAAVPAETRERLDLIVGKYLKKD, from the coding sequence TTGCAGCAAGCAGAGATAGGAATTGTCGGGGGCAGCGGCCTTTACGCCATGCCCGGTCTTACAAATACACGCGAGGAACGCGTAGAAACACCTTTCGGTGAACCAAGCGACGCCTTCATTCTTGGCGAATTGGAAGGCCGCAAGGTCGCTTTTCTGGCGAGGCATGGGCGAGGGCATAAACTGCTTCCCTCTGAGCTGAATTTTCGCGCCAATATCTATGCACTAAAGAAGCTCGGCGTGGAGCGCATCATTTCTGTCTCTGCGGTCGGTTCACTGAAGCAAGAGCACAAGCCGACGGACTTTGTGGTCCCCGACCAATTCATTGACCGCACTTTTCACCGTGAATCTACCTTCTTTGGAAACGGAATCGTGGCCCACGTGGCCTTTGGCGATCCGGTCTGCGCGACCGTGGCCAGGGCGGTGGCTGATGGATGCGCCGCTTCCGGCGTAGTAGGCAAGTGGGGCGGCACGTATGTCTGCATGGAAGGGCCGCAGTTTTCTACGCGGGCCGAATCAAACCTCTACCGCAGCTGGGGCGCGGACGTGATTGGGATGACCAACCTGCAGGAAGCCAAACTCGCCCGCGAAGCAGAGATTTGCTATGCCACGATGGCGATGGTGACCGACTACGACTGCTGGCATGAAGGCCACGATGATGTGACCGTGGATCAGATTCTTGCTGTTCTGAACCAGAATGCGGCCAATGCGGCAAAGGTGGTACGCGCAGCGGTGGCTGCGATGCCCAAAGAACGCAAGTGCGCATGTGCGACGGCGCTCCAGTATGCCATCATCACGAACCCGGCTGCGGTCCCGGCGGAAACACGGGAGCGGCTTGACCTGATTGTCGGGAAATACCTGAAGAAAGATTAA
- the murQ gene encoding N-acetylmuramic acid 6-phosphate etherase, whose amino-acid sequence MPDTELQLDQLLTESRNPATANLDQLSTLELIQTMHGADREVLDAVGRELPNIARAVDAIVARIDEGGRLFYLGAGTSGRLGVLDASECPPTYNTSPELVQGIIAGGDVALRRSVERAEDDSEQGAKDLAQRGFCANDVLVGIAASGRTPYVLGGVEHARKLGAATIGLSCAPGSQLQKRVDIAITPAVGPEVVTGSTRMKAGTATKLVLNMLSTASLVRLGYVYGNLMVNVQPTNVKLTDRATRIIVLLTGISYEEAAVLLREAGAVKTAVVMQKLGLSRQEAEARLKAARGRLRVALEQKGSVS is encoded by the coding sequence ATGCCCGATACTGAATTACAGCTTGACCAGCTTCTCACCGAGTCCCGCAACCCGGCCACCGCCAACCTCGACCAGCTCTCCACCCTTGAACTGATTCAGACCATGCACGGCGCAGACCGTGAGGTGCTCGACGCCGTTGGCCGCGAGCTTCCCAACATTGCCCGCGCCGTGGATGCCATCGTCGCCCGCATCGATGAGGGCGGACGGCTCTTTTATCTTGGTGCCGGCACCTCAGGCCGGCTCGGCGTCCTCGATGCCTCCGAGTGTCCGCCTACTTACAACACATCGCCAGAGCTGGTGCAGGGGATCATTGCCGGCGGCGATGTCGCCCTTCGGCGTTCCGTCGAACGCGCCGAAGATGATTCCGAACAAGGCGCCAAGGACCTGGCCCAGCGCGGTTTTTGCGCCAACGACGTTCTGGTAGGCATTGCCGCCAGCGGACGCACGCCGTATGTTCTTGGTGGTGTGGAACACGCGCGGAAATTGGGCGCCGCTACCATCGGTCTGAGCTGCGCCCCCGGCTCCCAGTTGCAGAAGCGTGTGGACATCGCCATCACCCCTGCTGTCGGACCCGAGGTGGTCACCGGCTCCACCCGCATGAAGGCCGGCACGGCGACCAAGCTGGTGCTCAATATGCTTTCCACCGCATCGTTGGTGCGTCTGGGCTACGTCTACGGCAACCTCATGGTCAACGTGCAGCCTACCAATGTAAAACTCACCGACCGGGCCACCCGCATCATCGTTCTTCTTACCGGAATCTCCTATGAGGAGGCCGCCGTGCTGCTTCGCGAAGCGGGAGCAGTGAAAACCGCCGTGGTGATGCAAAAGCTGGGTCTGTCTCGCCAGGAGGCCGAGGCCCGGCTCAAGGCCGCCCGGGGCAGGCTCCGCGTGGCACTGGAACAGAAGGGCAGCGTCTCCTGA
- a CDS encoding glycosyltransferase, whose protein sequence is MRVAYFPDSFHEVNGVAHTSRHFEAFVRRKNLPFLCVRAGSRRPLLLTEGQLTTLELPRGPLSFGLEKDLRFDLGFFRHLPLVARALREFRPDVVHITGPSDFGFMGVLLANHYHLPLVAAWHTNVHEYAARRAGWFLGKLPQVARQQASTAIEEISFFLGAKFYSLARLLFAPNPQLCQLLETATGRPCKLMPRGIDTDLFSPARRSRAPDDKDFVLGFVGRLSVEKNVALLVSIRQQLIAAGVSNFRFLVVGHGAEEAWLRQQLPNAEFPGVLRGEALARAYADMDLFVFPSHTDTFGNVVLEALSSGVPAVVTPDGGPRYIVKERETGFVAQDEDFVGVILHLMRHPHLHQKMRHAARSDALGASWDSVFESVYASYALALRKTGEGIWPWTGMRDRD, encoded by the coding sequence ATGCGCGTGGCGTATTTTCCGGACTCTTTCCATGAGGTCAATGGAGTGGCCCATACCAGCCGCCACTTTGAGGCCTTCGTCCGTCGGAAAAACCTGCCTTTCCTGTGTGTGCGGGCCGGAAGTCGCCGTCCGCTTCTGTTGACGGAAGGCCAGCTCACGACGCTGGAGTTGCCCCGCGGCCCTCTTTCTTTCGGCCTGGAAAAGGACCTGCGGTTTGATCTTGGATTCTTCCGCCATCTCCCGCTCGTGGCGCGTGCGCTGCGTGAGTTCCGGCCTGATGTGGTCCACATTACCGGACCCAGCGATTTTGGGTTCATGGGTGTGCTTTTGGCAAACCATTACCATCTGCCTCTGGTGGCGGCCTGGCACACCAATGTGCATGAATACGCGGCCAGAAGGGCGGGATGGTTTCTTGGAAAGCTGCCACAGGTGGCCCGGCAGCAAGCATCTACAGCAATCGAAGAGATCAGCTTTTTTCTGGGCGCAAAGTTTTATTCCCTTGCCCGTCTTCTTTTTGCGCCCAACCCGCAATTGTGCCAGTTGCTGGAGACGGCCACCGGACGCCCCTGCAAACTGATGCCGCGCGGGATTGATACGGACCTGTTTTCGCCTGCTCGCCGCAGCCGTGCGCCCGATGATAAGGATTTTGTGCTCGGCTTCGTGGGCCGGCTGTCTGTTGAGAAAAATGTTGCGCTGCTGGTCAGCATTCGCCAGCAGTTAATTGCCGCCGGGGTCTCCAACTTCCGCTTCCTGGTTGTGGGCCATGGCGCAGAAGAAGCTTGGCTGCGCCAGCAACTACCCAATGCGGAATTTCCAGGTGTGTTACGCGGAGAAGCCCTGGCGCGTGCCTATGCGGACATGGACCTCTTCGTATTCCCCTCGCACACTGACACCTTCGGCAATGTGGTGCTCGAAGCGTTGTCCTCCGGAGTACCGGCGGTGGTCACGCCCGATGGTGGTCCGCGCTATATCGTCAAAGAGCGAGAAACCGGATTTGTGGCCCAAGATGAAGACTTTGTCGGCGTGATTCTTCATCTGATGCGACACCCGCACCTGCACCAGAAGATGCGGCACGCAGCCCGGAGCGATGCCCTGGGCGCCTCCTGGGATTCCGTTTTTGAAAGCGTCTACGCCAGCTACGCCCTGGCCCTCCGTAAAACCGGGGAAGGCATCTGGCCTTGGACCGGGATGAGAGACCGCGACTAG
- a CDS encoding PfkB family carbohydrate kinase, whose translation MAILVVGSVAFDSIETPSGKAERCLGGAATYFSLAASYFTDVRVIAVVGEDFTAKEEDVLQRRGIDTRGLEHVKGKSFFWRGSYMKDLNEAQTHETQLNVFEKFTPKIPAAYADSEFLFLANIDPVLQENVRNQVPNVRMVCGDTMNYWITGHRENLEKVLKGLDGLLINDGEAKLLANDNNLVRAARKILAMGPKSLIVKHGEYGATAFFSDRIFPGEKTHLALPFRAPALPLSEVVDPTGAGDSFAGGFFGYLASQAEVTPASFKRAMFYGGVMGSFAVERFGTERLQDLTREEIDQRFALFRELSHLD comes from the coding sequence ATGGCAATCCTTGTAGTGGGCAGTGTTGCGTTTGACAGCATCGAAACGCCTTCCGGAAAGGCCGAGCGCTGTTTGGGTGGGGCGGCAACATACTTTTCGCTGGCCGCAAGCTATTTTACGGATGTCCGCGTGATTGCCGTGGTCGGAGAAGACTTTACTGCGAAAGAGGAAGATGTGCTGCAGCGGCGCGGTATTGATACGCGCGGGCTGGAACACGTCAAGGGGAAGAGCTTCTTCTGGCGCGGCTCGTATATGAAGGACCTGAATGAGGCGCAGACGCACGAGACCCAGCTGAACGTCTTTGAGAAATTCACACCGAAAATTCCTGCTGCATATGCCGACTCAGAATTCCTCTTCCTTGCCAATATTGATCCCGTATTGCAGGAAAATGTTCGCAACCAGGTGCCGAACGTGCGAATGGTTTGTGGCGATACGATGAACTATTGGATTACCGGCCATCGCGAAAACCTGGAGAAAGTGCTGAAGGGCCTGGATGGGTTGCTGATTAATGATGGCGAAGCAAAACTGCTGGCCAACGACAATAATCTGGTGCGTGCGGCCCGGAAGATCCTGGCCATGGGGCCGAAAAGCCTCATCGTCAAGCACGGAGAATATGGCGCAACGGCATTTTTCAGCGACCGGATCTTTCCCGGAGAGAAGACGCACCTCGCCCTGCCTTTCCGCGCGCCCGCGCTGCCGTTGAGTGAAGTGGTGGATCCTACGGGAGCGGGAGATTCCTTTGCCGGAGGATTTTTTGGTTATCTGGCTTCCCAGGCGGAAGTAACTCCGGCATCGTTCAAGCGTGCTATGTTCTACGGCGGCGTCATGGGTTCGTTTGCAGTGGAGCGGTTCGGCACCGAACGTCTCCAGGACCTGACGCGTGAAGAAATTGACCAGCGATTTGCGTTGTTCCGCGAGTTGTCACACCTTGACTGA
- a CDS encoding peroxidase-related enzyme (This protein belongs to a clade of uncharacterized proteins related to peroxidases such as the alkylhydroperoxidase AhpD.) has translation MPIAKTQMEPMFLPGVEQHPQPSPYRDLIEAAQTNGAEYWQIWNLLAFRPQASAHLARFSHAIMHEPAPLSSALRELIAAYTSSLNHCEFCMKAHAGVAGHLYGDQEFVWSVLRDPDRSNLEEKDKALLRFVKKVTLAPASITAEDAAALRSLGWSDDAIYYAIFASALFNFYNRIVSSSGVHPVSDQAFQKLSRRMADKGYIRD, from the coding sequence ATGCCAATCGCAAAGACTCAGATGGAGCCGATGTTTCTTCCCGGTGTCGAGCAGCACCCGCAGCCCAGCCCCTACCGCGATCTGATCGAGGCCGCCCAGACCAACGGTGCCGAGTACTGGCAGATCTGGAACCTTCTGGCTTTCCGTCCGCAGGCCTCCGCGCACCTGGCGCGCTTTTCTCATGCCATCATGCACGAGCCGGCGCCGCTCTCCTCCGCGCTGCGCGAACTCATCGCCGCCTACACGTCATCGCTGAACCACTGTGAGTTCTGCATGAAGGCCCATGCCGGTGTTGCCGGGCATTTGTATGGAGATCAGGAGTTTGTCTGGAGCGTTCTGCGCGATCCTGACCGCTCCAACCTCGAAGAAAAAGACAAAGCGCTGCTGCGTTTCGTAAAAAAAGTCACTCTTGCGCCGGCATCCATTACGGCCGAGGATGCCGCGGCGCTACGCTCCCTGGGCTGGAGTGACGATGCCATCTATTACGCCATCTTTGCCAGTGCTCTTTTCAATTTCTACAACCGGATTGTTTCTTCCAGCGGCGTGCATCCGGTTTCCGACCAAGCCTTTCAGAAGCTTTCCAGGCGGATGGCTGACAAGGGATATATCAGAGACTGA
- a CDS encoding A/G-specific adenine glycosylase — MGGTLFSAAQVRQFRRLLLAWYDAHARDLPWRRTRDPYAIWVSEIMLQQTRVNAVLDHYARFMERFPTVQDLAKAKEEEVLARWSGLGYYRRARMMHKAAKVIVTELDGSIPQSRAALQTLPGIGVYTSAAIASIAFGEAVAVVDGNVERVIQRLSSSGEAIAAKAQALLDPVRPGDFNQAMMELGATVCLPKNPLCLQCVVQKLCRTRGEHPVAPKKAALRKHVCYAFVKRGEEVLLEQRPHDASLMAGMWELPQLEETLPGKGRPLLRTRHSITVTHYSVDIFALGPDDPRLPVGDRLRRWIRTQDLPEFPLTGLTRKVLKRLYVLNASGFVAK, encoded by the coding sequence ATGGGCGGCACTCTCTTTTCTGCAGCACAAGTCCGTCAATTTCGCCGCCTGCTCCTGGCCTGGTATGACGCGCATGCCCGCGACCTTCCCTGGCGGCGCACCCGTGATCCTTATGCCATCTGGGTCTCCGAGATCATGCTGCAACAGACCCGCGTCAATGCCGTCCTCGACCACTATGCGCGCTTTATGGAACGGTTTCCCACCGTGCAAGATCTGGCCAAAGCAAAGGAAGAAGAGGTCCTTGCGCGGTGGAGCGGGCTGGGCTACTACCGCCGCGCCCGCATGATGCACAAGGCGGCAAAGGTCATTGTGACCGAGCTGGACGGCAGCATTCCGCAGAGCCGTGCTGCATTACAAACGCTGCCCGGGATCGGCGTCTATACCTCCGCCGCCATCGCCAGCATCGCCTTTGGCGAAGCGGTCGCCGTGGTCGATGGCAATGTCGAGCGCGTCATCCAGAGGCTGTCTTCTTCTGGCGAGGCCATCGCTGCCAAAGCGCAGGCCCTTCTGGACCCCGTCCGGCCCGGAGACTTCAACCAGGCCATGATGGAACTGGGGGCAACTGTGTGTCTGCCGAAGAACCCTCTGTGCCTCCAGTGCGTGGTACAGAAGCTGTGCCGCACCCGCGGCGAGCATCCCGTGGCCCCGAAAAAGGCCGCGCTACGGAAGCATGTCTGCTACGCATTCGTGAAGCGGGGAGAAGAGGTCCTGCTGGAGCAGCGGCCCCACGATGCCTCACTGATGGCCGGCATGTGGGAACTGCCACAGCTGGAGGAGACCCTGCCCGGCAAAGGCCGCCCGCTTCTCCGGACCCGCCACTCGATCACGGTCACCCATTATTCCGTGGACATCTTTGCTCTCGGCCCGGACGATCCCCGGCTCCCGGTAGGAGACCGGCTGCGCCGCTGGATCCGGACGCAGGACCTTCCGGAATTTCCGCTGACCGGACTGACCCGAAAGGTGCTGAAGCGATTGTACGTGCTCAATGCATCTGGTTTTGTAGCAAAATAG
- a CDS encoding TonB-dependent receptor produces MRMRSIFLRVIFSGLVLLAVLGRLQAQSVQGSVLGTVRDSAGAVVSGATVHLINQQEGSTRETVSNTSGDYQFANVKAGTYTVEIEQSGFEKWSAVGVVLAARQQLRVDAVLVVGSVQQEVQVSGESISTIDTDTPSINAVYSTADVDNLPVNTRASASGTSPLNIVATLPGVQPDSNPSNGFSLQGGLPFQTEVSVDGITVQSATGNTPIGDAFPSSESISELRADGAMNNAEFGQPGEITVTTKGGTNNIHGSAYWYHQNAAFNAIPYTYPTTTVKPKLIGNTFGASFGGPVVLPHLYDGHDRTFIYGAYEGWRHPAQTPEEFKVPSTLMKQGDFSKYSSAGFTGLNNPFQGGSYGTKLPSINSAAQKLLSFYPDPNVGDPTSYTDDGTANYIVNKDSSGHSDQFDIRADQYFGSNQKFLLWGRFTWKDFPINNPEPLNVPSAQNANQSRVLKISANWTMTPHIVNETGFGFTLFSSGQSNSFDGKAFTQGLGLQGLQNLFYNGIPELDFNNISALNADRLTSITKSRTFVYTDALTWLKGNHEIKFGADIRTLEAITPLGFNGADNYGTFQFNSSNSTGMFTGVDFADFLLGLPNQTFYDVVHQDNDGRSVHYHFFAQDQWKTSPDLTLSYGLRYELHPGYYDVGGDIGNFDPSLPLAGRAIYPNGKAGLLAQSFLASANACDPDGIHFTNNAIVNGAPCMPVLTNGQAGYPAGLKKYPHLRFMPRFGFAWRPFHDDKTALRGGFGMYNITLLGPTSTPLPERFRPRPRNIPTPTTAPPTPSATSGRSFTPVPEMEAVPTAMARTTSAPPTAPTGKTLTRSSGRSAWTTISALATVHASPTSAQRPISSYGRRMKIVCPSQAPSQQTSSP; encoded by the coding sequence ATGCGAATGCGCAGCATTTTTTTGCGCGTCATCTTTTCTGGATTGGTTCTGCTGGCCGTGTTGGGTCGCCTTCAGGCGCAGTCCGTACAGGGCAGCGTGCTGGGTACGGTGAGGGACTCAGCCGGGGCCGTAGTTTCCGGCGCAACCGTCCATCTCATCAACCAGCAGGAAGGCTCTACCCGCGAAACAGTTTCCAATACCTCGGGCGACTACCAGTTTGCCAATGTGAAGGCTGGGACCTATACCGTAGAGATCGAGCAGAGCGGCTTTGAGAAGTGGTCTGCCGTTGGCGTCGTTTTGGCTGCTCGCCAGCAGCTCCGGGTCGATGCCGTGCTGGTGGTGGGCAGTGTCCAGCAGGAGGTGCAGGTTTCCGGCGAAAGCATCAGCACCATTGACACGGACACCCCCTCAATTAACGCGGTCTACTCCACTGCCGATGTCGACAATCTTCCCGTAAACACGCGCGCCAGCGCCAGCGGCACCAGTCCCTTGAACATTGTCGCCACCCTCCCCGGCGTACAGCCGGACAGCAATCCATCCAACGGCTTTTCTCTCCAGGGTGGCCTGCCTTTTCAAACGGAGGTGTCCGTCGACGGCATCACCGTGCAGAGCGCAACCGGCAACACGCCGATTGGCGACGCCTTCCCCTCCAGTGAATCCATCTCAGAGCTGCGCGCCGATGGCGCCATGAACAACGCCGAGTTCGGGCAGCCCGGGGAAATCACTGTGACCACCAAAGGGGGCACCAATAACATCCACGGCTCGGCCTACTGGTATCACCAGAATGCGGCCTTCAATGCCATTCCTTATACCTACCCCACCACGACCGTGAAGCCAAAATTGATCGGCAATACCTTTGGCGCCAGCTTTGGCGGCCCCGTTGTGCTTCCACATCTGTATGACGGCCATGACCGTACATTTATCTATGGCGCTTATGAGGGATGGCGGCATCCTGCACAGACGCCGGAAGAGTTCAAAGTGCCCAGCACCCTGATGAAACAGGGCGATTTTTCCAAGTACTCCTCGGCAGGATTTACCGGGCTGAACAACCCCTTTCAGGGTGGCAGCTACGGCACCAAACTTCCTTCCATCAATTCCGCGGCGCAGAAGCTGCTTTCCTTCTATCCCGACCCCAATGTAGGGGACCCTACCAGCTATACCGATGATGGAACAGCCAACTATATCGTCAACAAGGACTCCAGCGGACATTCGGATCAGTTCGACATTCGCGCCGACCAGTACTTTGGCTCAAACCAGAAGTTCCTTCTCTGGGGAAGGTTTACCTGGAAGGACTTTCCGATCAACAATCCTGAGCCGCTCAATGTCCCTTCGGCCCAGAATGCCAATCAGTCGCGGGTGCTCAAGATCAGCGCCAACTGGACCATGACACCGCACATCGTGAATGAAACCGGCTTTGGTTTTACCCTCTTCTCCAGCGGGCAGAGCAACAGTTTTGACGGAAAGGCATTTACGCAGGGCCTTGGATTGCAGGGCCTCCAGAACCTTTTCTACAACGGCATTCCTGAGCTGGACTTCAACAATATCAGCGCCCTCAATGCCGATCGGCTCACCTCCATCACCAAGTCCCGCACCTTTGTCTACACCGATGCCCTCACGTGGCTGAAAGGCAACCACGAGATCAAATTCGGCGCTGACATCCGGACGCTGGAGGCCATCACGCCCCTCGGCTTCAACGGGGCTGATAATTATGGCACCTTCCAGTTCAACAGCTCCAACAGCACAGGCATGTTTACCGGCGTGGACTTCGCCGATTTCCTCCTCGGCCTGCCCAATCAAACCTTCTACGATGTCGTGCATCAGGACAATGACGGCCGCTCGGTCCACTATCACTTCTTTGCCCAGGACCAGTGGAAGACCAGCCCGGACCTCACCCTCAGCTATGGTCTTCGCTATGAGTTGCATCCCGGCTACTACGATGTGGGAGGCGACATCGGCAACTTCGATCCCAGTCTGCCCCTGGCCGGACGCGCCATCTACCCCAACGGCAAAGCTGGTTTGCTCGCGCAGAGCTTCCTGGCCAGTGCCAATGCCTGCGATCCGGACGGCATCCATTTCACCAACAACGCCATCGTCAATGGCGCACCCTGTATGCCGGTGCTGACCAATGGTCAGGCCGGCTATCCGGCCGGGCTGAAGAAATATCCGCACCTGCGCTTTATGCCTCGCTTCGGCTTCGCCTGGCGTCCCTTTCATGACGACAAGACCGCGCTTCGCGGCGGCTTCGGAATGTACAACATCACCTTGCTGGGGCCAACTTCTACTCCCTTACCGGAACGCTTCAGGCCCAGACCTCGCAATATACCAACACCTACAACAGCACCACCCACGCCATCGGCTACCAGTGGCCGGTCATTTACTCCGGTGCCGGAAATGGAGGCTGTTCCAACTGCTATGGCACGGACTACTTCGGCACCGCCAACAGCACCAACTGGAAAGACCCTTACACGGAGCAGTGGTCGCTCAGCCTGGACCACGATTTCGGCTCTGGCTACGGTGCACGCCTCTCCTACATCGGCTCAGAGACCCATCAGCTCGTATGGGCGCCGGATGAAAATAGTCTGCCCTTCTCAAGCACCATCTCAGCAAACTTCCAGCCCTTGA
- a CDS encoding M28 family peptidase has protein sequence MTQFVRLLSLFSVAVFTVPALGQLQVPAIPGVPEPARRAAESIDPEKIRAHVRFLASDLLEGRGPGQRGGELAAEYIATQFALDGLKPAGDNGTYFQKVPLYAVHTIEDQTTAEFLPANGQPISLAYSSDWVAKDQSGQESADIDAPIVFVGYGIDAPEYHWNDYAGVDVKGKVLLVIVNEPPSDDDRFFKGKALTYYGRWTYKYEEASRLGAIGVLIIHRTDLASYPWQVVRDSQAIEKSYLQGDPTATLKAAAWIQHDVAQKLFTAAGMGSVDDEIAKAGQRGFHAVELPVRFKAHIASKVRHYESDNVVAELPGAQPGQAVLYSAHYDHLGIDPNAKGDNIYNGAADNGTGCGILLELARAWSETKPPHSVYFASVTAEEQGLLGSQWLGMHPPVPASQIALDLNYDMLIPIGIPTSTEVSGAERTSFYPEVEKTAKAFHLTIQPDQFPGAGHYYRSDHFSFARVGVPAFSIGEGTTFEGHHDPEWGKQQLEDYVAHRYHQPSDEYRPEMDFRGDARMAQFGFILGWEALSLPKEIGWQPGDEFEAARRKGQ, from the coding sequence ATGACGCAGTTCGTCCGTTTATTGTCTCTTTTTTCTGTGGCAGTTTTCACAGTGCCTGCCCTTGGTCAGTTGCAGGTCCCGGCCATTCCCGGAGTGCCGGAACCAGCACGCCGGGCCGCTGAAAGCATTGACCCGGAGAAGATACGCGCCCACGTGCGTTTCCTTGCCAGCGACCTGCTTGAAGGACGCGGTCCGGGCCAGCGCGGCGGTGAGCTTGCCGCCGAATATATCGCCACACAATTCGCGCTCGACGGGCTGAAGCCAGCGGGCGACAACGGAACCTACTTCCAGAAAGTCCCGCTCTACGCCGTCCACACCATCGAAGACCAGACCACCGCTGAGTTCCTCCCCGCAAACGGGCAACCCATTTCCCTTGCCTACAGCAGCGACTGGGTGGCCAAGGACCAGAGCGGACAGGAATCTGCGGACATTGACGCGCCTATTGTTTTTGTAGGCTATGGCATTGATGCTCCCGAATACCATTGGAACGACTATGCCGGTGTAGACGTCAAGGGCAAAGTCCTTCTGGTCATCGTGAATGAGCCTCCCTCTGACGATGACCGCTTCTTCAAAGGCAAGGCCCTCACCTACTACGGCCGCTGGACCTACAAATATGAGGAAGCCTCGCGTCTGGGCGCCATCGGTGTGCTGATCATCCATCGCACCGATCTGGCCAGCTACCCCTGGCAGGTGGTGCGCGATTCGCAGGCCATCGAAAAATCGTACCTGCAGGGCGACCCTACGGCTACGCTGAAGGCCGCAGCCTGGATCCAGCACGATGTGGCGCAGAAGCTCTTCACCGCAGCAGGCATGGGCAGCGTCGACGATGAGATTGCCAAAGCCGGCCAGCGCGGCTTCCACGCCGTAGAACTGCCTGTCCGCTTCAAAGCGCATATTGCAAGCAAAGTGCGCCATTATGAGTCAGACAATGTGGTCGCCGAGCTTCCCGGAGCGCAGCCGGGGCAGGCCGTCCTCTACTCGGCGCACTATGACCACCTGGGGATCGACCCCAACGCCAAGGGCGACAACATCTACAACGGAGCAGCGGACAACGGAACAGGCTGCGGCATTCTGCTCGAACTGGCCCGCGCCTGGTCGGAAACAAAACCGCCGCACAGCGTGTATTTTGCCTCCGTCACGGCCGAGGAGCAGGGACTCCTCGGTTCCCAGTGGCTGGGAATGCATCCTCCCGTTCCTGCCTCCCAGATTGCCCTGGACCTGAACTATGACATGTTGATTCCCATTGGCATTCCGACCTCGACCGAGGTCAGCGGGGCAGAGCGGACCTCTTTCTATCCCGAGGTGGAAAAGACCGCGAAGGCCTTCCATCTGACCATCCAGCCGGACCAGTTCCCCGGCGCCGGACATTACTATCGCTCCGACCACTTCAGCTTTGCCCGCGTCGGCGTCCCCGCCTTTTCCATTGGAGAAGGGACCACCTTCGAAGGCCACCACGACCCGGAGTGGGGCAAGCAGCAACTGGAAGATTATGTAGCGCACCGCTATCATCAGCCATCCGATGAATATCGCCCCGAGATGGACTTCCGCGGCGATGCCAGGATGGCGCAGTTTGGGTTCATTCTGGGATGGGAGGCACTCTCACTGCCGAAAGAAATCGGCTGGCAGCCCGGAGATGAATTCGAGGCTGCTCGCAGAAAGGGACAATAG